A stretch of Roseovarius sp. M141 DNA encodes these proteins:
- the bmt gene encoding betaine--homocysteine S-methyltransferase gives MSNALSRMMSQRDWILADGATGTNLFNMGLESGDAPEFWNEKHPDRITKLYKMAVDAGSDLFLTNSFGGNASRLKLHGAQKRARELSRISAEIGREVADRYDRPVIVAGSVGPTGDIMAPMGTLTHELAVEMFHEQAEGLKEGGADVLWLETISAPEEYKAAAEAFLLAGMPWVGTMSFDTAGRTMMGMTSSGMADMVETLDNKPLAYGANCGVGASDLLRTILGFVAQGTERPIVAKGNAGIPKFVDGHIHYDGTPQLMAEYACLARDSGATIIGGCCGTMPEHLAKMREALETQPRGPRPTLDQITETLGAFSSTIDGTGENVPAPRRTRRRGS, from the coding sequence ATGAGCAACGCACTTTCCCGGATGATGTCGCAGCGTGACTGGATCCTCGCCGATGGCGCCACCGGCACCAACCTGTTCAACATGGGGCTGGAATCGGGCGATGCGCCCGAATTCTGGAACGAAAAGCACCCCGACCGGATCACCAAGCTGTACAAGATGGCCGTCGATGCGGGCAGTGACCTGTTTCTGACCAACAGCTTCGGCGGCAACGCATCGCGCCTGAAACTGCATGGCGCGCAGAAACGCGCGCGCGAGTTGTCGCGCATATCCGCCGAAATCGGGCGCGAGGTCGCCGACCGCTATGATCGCCCGGTGATCGTCGCCGGATCGGTCGGGCCGACGGGTGACATCATGGCACCGATGGGCACGTTGACCCACGAATTGGCAGTTGAAATGTTCCATGAGCAGGCCGAGGGCCTGAAAGAGGGCGGCGCAGACGTTCTGTGGCTCGAAACCATCTCCGCCCCCGAGGAATACAAGGCCGCAGCCGAGGCGTTTTTGCTCGCGGGCATGCCTTGGGTCGGCACGATGAGCTTTGATACCGCCGGACGCACGATGATGGGTATGACCTCATCCGGCATGGCGGACATGGTCGAAACGCTGGACAACAAGCCACTGGCCTACGGCGCCAATTGCGGCGTCGGCGCGTCTGATCTGCTGCGCACCATCCTCGGCTTTGTCGCCCAGGGCACCGAGCGGCCCATCGTGGCAAAGGGCAACGCTGGCATCCCGAAATTCGTCGATGGACACATCCATTATGACGGCACCCCCCAGTTGATGGCAGAATACGCCTGCCTCGCCCGCGATTCCGGTGCAACGATCATCGGTGGCTGCTGCGGCACCATGCCCGAGCATCTGGCGAAAATGCGCGAGGCGCTGGAAACCCAACCGCGCGGCCCGCGCCCGACATTGGACCAGATCACCGAAACGCTGGGCGCGTTTTCGTCGACTATCGATGGAACCGGCGAAAACGTCCCTGCCCCGCGCCGCACACGCCGCCGGGGCAGCTAA
- a CDS encoding DUF1476 domain-containing protein produces MNTFKDREAAFENKYAHDEEMKFKAEARCNKLLGLWAADLLGKTGDDADAYAREVIKADFEEAGFEDVIRKVAGDLGDKADPDTIRAKRAELMAAAKAQLVAEN; encoded by the coding sequence ATGAACACTTTCAAGGACCGCGAAGCCGCCTTTGAGAATAAGTATGCCCATGACGAGGAAATGAAATTCAAGGCCGAGGCGCGCTGCAACAAGCTGCTGGGTCTGTGGGCCGCCGATCTGTTGGGCAAGACCGGCGACGACGCCGACGCCTATGCGCGCGAAGTCATCAAGGCCGATTTCGAAGAGGCAGGGTTCGAAGACGTCATCCGCAAGGTTGCAGGCGATCTGGGCGACAAGGCCGATCCCGACACCATCCGCGCCAAACGGGCCGAACTGATGGCCGCCGCCAAGGCACAGCTGGTCGCAGAAAACTGA
- a CDS encoding ribonuclease E/G: MAKKMLIDATHAEETRVVVVDGNKVEEFDFESENKRQLAGNIYLAKVTRVEPSLQAAFIDYGGNRHGFLAFSEIHPDYYQIPIADREALMEEERAYAEAQEAEEENNAKPKRRSRGARGRSKAEKTTSDDDAVVQSDVSGMETIDFDDDEGSSPMERVADTPVEEPGNGAGDAAENGVHENDGSSDDTGGADGDDDDADDAPRRPRRTPRARRSRKGDDADDSIDDAADKDDDIEVVADEDTHEDIRPPRKPRPRKYKIQEVIKVRQILLVQVVKEERGNKGAALTTYLSLAGRYCVLMPNTARGGGISRKITNTVDRKKLKEIATEIDVPKGAGLIVRTAGAKRTKSEIKRDYEYLQRMWEQIRELTLKSIAPAKIYEEGDLIKRSIRDLYNREIDEILVEGERGYRIAKDFMKMIMPSHAKNVRHYVDTIPLFARFQVESYLNSMFNPTVQLKSGGYIVIGVTEALVAVDVNSGRATKEGSIEDTAYKTNLEAAEEVARQLRLRDLAGLIVIDFIDMDERKNNAAVEKRMKDCLKTDRARIQVSRISGFGLMEMSRQRLRPGMIEATTQPCPSCHGTGLIRSDDNLALNILRQVEEEGTKGRSLEVLVRAPVGIANFLMNQKRERVAQIEVRYGISIRIEGDPSLISPDFALEKFKTATRAVPEQIAAVVSVDSSLMDDIDSETEVDPDELPGDGEEATEQPQRQPNGRADDGDDDNGEDGDRPKKRRRRRRRKSSKSRDGDDNGDDNVDDQDGSAEGGNSGDDSGRRENRFPRLSARDTREDVTANTGAHDDATPAEAASAETTQEVAEDKPKPKRTRKPRAKKADSVAQDSKPEEGTAAEDTAGDAPKPKPTRKPRARKIAAAPVAEVAPTSAADTAPETAAPPAPEPELVQPAEIVQEIPAQPESIPAEPEPVVSEQPEPEQAEQPESGISGAAETEADKPKRKGWWSLGR, from the coding sequence ATGGCCAAGAAAATGCTTATCGATGCCACCCACGCCGAAGAAACGCGCGTCGTGGTGGTTGATGGAAACAAAGTCGAGGAATTTGATTTTGAATCTGAAAACAAACGGCAGCTTGCCGGGAATATCTACCTTGCCAAGGTAACGCGGGTCGAACCGTCGCTTCAGGCGGCGTTCATCGATTATGGCGGAAACCGTCACGGTTTCCTCGCGTTTTCGGAGATTCATCCCGATTACTACCAGATCCCCATCGCCGACCGCGAGGCGCTGATGGAGGAAGAGCGCGCCTATGCCGAGGCCCAGGAAGCCGAAGAAGAGAACAACGCCAAGCCCAAGCGGCGCTCGCGCGGCGCTCGTGGCCGGTCCAAGGCCGAAAAGACGACGTCGGATGACGATGCGGTCGTCCAGTCCGATGTATCGGGTATGGAAACGATCGATTTCGACGACGACGAAGGTAGCTCGCCGATGGAGCGGGTCGCAGATACCCCCGTGGAAGAGCCCGGCAATGGGGCTGGGGACGCTGCCGAAAACGGCGTTCATGAGAATGACGGGTCTTCGGATGACACCGGCGGCGCAGACGGCGACGATGACGACGCCGATGATGCGCCGCGCAGGCCGCGCCGCACCCCCCGCGCGCGCAGATCGCGCAAGGGAGATGACGCCGACGACAGCATCGACGATGCCGCGGACAAGGACGACGATATCGAGGTGGTCGCCGATGAGGACACCCACGAGGATATCCGCCCGCCGCGCAAGCCGCGACCGCGCAAGTACAAGATTCAGGAAGTCATCAAGGTCCGTCAGATCCTGCTGGTCCAGGTCGTCAAGGAAGAGCGCGGCAACAAGGGCGCGGCGCTGACCACCTACCTAAGCCTGGCCGGTCGCTATTGTGTCCTGATGCCCAACACCGCGCGCGGTGGCGGCATCAGCCGCAAGATCACCAACACCGTCGACCGCAAGAAGCTGAAGGAGATCGCGACCGAGATCGACGTGCCCAAGGGCGCGGGCCTGATCGTGCGGACCGCCGGGGCGAAGCGGACGAAATCCGAGATCAAGCGCGACTACGAATATCTCCAGCGCATGTGGGAGCAGATCCGCGAACTGACGTTGAAATCCATCGCACCCGCCAAGATTTATGAGGAAGGCGACCTGATCAAACGGTCGATCCGCGATCTGTATAACCGCGAGATCGACGAGATTCTGGTCGAGGGCGAGCGCGGTTATCGCATCGCCAAGGACTTCATGAAGATGATCATGCCGTCCCACGCGAAAAACGTGCGGCACTATGTCGATACGATACCGCTGTTTGCGCGTTTTCAGGTGGAATCCTACCTGAACTCGATGTTCAACCCGACGGTGCAGCTGAAATCGGGCGGTTACATCGTGATCGGCGTGACCGAGGCGCTTGTCGCCGTCGACGTCAATTCGGGCCGCGCCACCAAGGAAGGCTCGATCGAGGATACGGCGTACAAGACCAATCTGGAGGCCGCCGAGGAAGTCGCCCGCCAACTGCGCCTGCGTGATCTGGCCGGCCTGATCGTCATCGACTTCATCGACATGGATGAGCGCAAGAATAACGCCGCCGTCGAAAAACGCATGAAGGATTGCCTGAAAACCGACCGCGCGCGCATCCAGGTCAGCCGTATCTCGGGCTTTGGCCTGATGGAGATGTCACGCCAGCGCCTGCGCCCCGGCATGATCGAGGCAACGACGCAGCCATGCCCGTCCTGCCATGGCACCGGCCTGATCCGCTCGGACGACAACCTTGCGCTCAATATCCTGCGCCAGGTCGAGGAAGAAGGTACCAAGGGCCGCTCGCTGGAGGTGCTGGTGCGCGCGCCGGTTGGCATCGCCAATTTCTTGATGAACCAGAAACGCGAACGCGTCGCCCAGATTGAGGTCCGCTATGGCATTTCGATCCGGATCGAAGGCGATCCGTCGCTGATCAGCCCCGATTTCGCGCTGGAGAAGTTCAAGACAGCCACCCGCGCCGTCCCCGAGCAGATCGCGGCGGTCGTATCGGTCGACAGCTCCCTCATGGACGATATCGATAGCGAAACGGAGGTCGATCCTGACGAACTGCCGGGCGACGGAGAGGAGGCGACCGAGCAGCCGCAGCGCCAACCGAACGGACGCGCCGATGACGGCGACGACGACAATGGTGAAGACGGTGACAGGCCAAAGAAGCGCCGTCGGCGTCGGCGCCGCAAGTCGTCGAAATCGCGCGATGGCGACGATAATGGCGATGACAATGTTGACGATCAGGACGGTTCGGCCGAGGGCGGAAATAGTGGCGACGATTCCGGTCGCCGCGAAAACCGATTCCCCCGCCTGTCGGCGCGTGACACGCGCGAAGATGTGACGGCGAACACCGGCGCCCATGACGACGCCACGCCTGCCGAAGCAGCCTCTGCCGAGACCACCCAAGAGGTTGCCGAGGACAAGCCGAAGCCCAAGCGCACCCGCAAACCGCGCGCCAAGAAGGCAGATAGCGTGGCCCAGGACAGCAAGCCCGAAGAGGGGACAGCTGCGGAGGATACCGCAGGCGATGCTCCCAAGCCCAAGCCGACGCGCAAACCCCGCGCGCGCAAAATCGCTGCCGCCCCGGTGGCCGAGGTGGCCCCCACGTCGGCCGCGGACACCGCGCCCGAGACGGCAGCGCCCCCCGCGCCTGAGCCCGAGCTGGTCCAGCCTGCTGAGATTGTGCAGGAAATCCCTGCTCAGCCCGAATCTATCCCGGCTGAGCCTGAGCCGGTCGTGTCCGAGCAGCCAGAACCTGAGCAAGCCGAGCAGCCAGAGTCCGGGATTTCTGGCGCGGCCGAGACCGAGGCTGACAAGCCAAAGCGCAAGGGTTGGTGGTCGCTGGGTCGCTAA
- a CDS encoding sigma-54 dependent transcriptional regulator, with amino-acid sequence MANAMKIAIVDDEKDMRQSISQWLALSGYDTETFPSAEDALKKLGPDYPGIVITDIRMPGMDGMQFLKKLMGADSTLPVIMITGHGDVPMAVEAMRVGAYDFLEKPFNPDRMTELAKKATHARRLTLDNRALRRELSDGGQLMKKLIGSSPVMERLKEDILDLGQADGHVLIDGETGTGKTLVAHALHAVGARAGKKFVLVSCAAFEQDQLSKRLFGPMNPEDSRLPAVEEARGGTLVLEDIEALSDSLQARLLTWLNEEGTPPETRLVAISNLQDEGKTSEDALRPDLFYRLASLRITVPPLRQRGEDILTLFTRFVDQFADDYGCDAPQVSAQEAAQLLQAPWPGNVRQLFNVAERAVLQSRRGSGTIVSLLMSDHQDMQPVMTTEGKPLKEYVEAFERMLIDNTMRRHKGSIAAVMDELCLPRRTLNEKMAKYTLQRSDYL; translated from the coding sequence ATGGCCAATGCGATGAAGATTGCGATCGTTGACGACGAAAAGGACATGCGCCAGTCAATCAGCCAATGGCTGGCCCTGTCCGGCTATGACACGGAAACCTTTCCCAGCGCCGAGGACGCGCTGAAAAAACTGGGGCCCGATTACCCCGGCATCGTGATCACGGATATCCGCATGCCCGGCATGGACGGGATGCAGTTCCTGAAAAAGCTGATGGGCGCCGACAGCACGCTGCCCGTGATCATGATCACCGGCCATGGCGACGTGCCGATGGCGGTCGAGGCAATGCGCGTCGGTGCGTATGATTTCCTGGAAAAGCCGTTCAACCCTGACCGCATGACCGAACTGGCGAAAAAGGCCACACATGCGCGCCGCCTGACGCTGGACAACCGCGCCCTGCGCCGCGAACTGTCGGACGGCGGCCAGCTGATGAAAAAGCTCATCGGCTCCAGCCCGGTGATGGAGCGGTTGAAGGAAGATATCCTGGATCTGGGGCAGGCCGATGGCCACGTTCTGATCGACGGCGAGACAGGGACGGGCAAGACGCTGGTCGCCCACGCGCTGCATGCCGTCGGCGCGCGCGCGGGCAAGAAGTTCGTGCTGGTGTCCTGCGCCGCGTTTGAGCAGGATCAGTTGTCCAAACGTCTTTTCGGTCCGATGAACCCCGAGGACAGCCGCCTGCCGGCTGTCGAGGAGGCCCGCGGCGGCACGCTGGTGCTGGAGGATATCGAGGCGCTCAGCGACAGCCTTCAGGCCCGCTTGCTGACATGGTTGAACGAAGAGGGCACACCGCCCGAAACACGCCTCGTCGCCATCAGCAATCTTCAGGACGAGGGCAAGACAAGTGAGGACGCACTGCGCCCCGATCTGTTCTATCGCCTCGCGTCTTTGCGTATCACCGTGCCGCCCCTGCGCCAGCGCGGCGAAGACATCCTGACGCTGTTCACCCGCTTTGTGGATCAGTTTGCCGACGATTACGGCTGTGACGCGCCTCAGGTCAGCGCGCAGGAGGCTGCGCAGCTGTTGCAAGCACCGTGGCCGGGCAATGTGCGCCAGCTGTTCAACGTGGCCGAGCGGGCCGTACTGCAATCACGGCGCGGATCGGGCACCATCGTGTCGCTGCTGATGTCGGATCATCAGGACATGCAGCCGGTGATGACGACCGAAGGCAAGCCGCTGAAGGAATATGTCGAGGCGTTCGAGCGGATGCTGATCGACAACACCATGCGCCGCCACAAGGGCAGCATCGCCGCCGTCATGGATGAATTGTGCCTGCCGCGCCGGACCCTGAACGAGAAGATGGCGAAATACACGCTGCAAAGGTCTGATTATCTTTGA
- the purC gene encoding phosphoribosylaminoimidazolesuccinocarboxamide synthase, producing the protein MARRKKIYEGKAKTLYEGPEPGTIVQYFKDDATAFNAEKKAVIEGKGVLNNILSEYFMVGLANIGVPTHFLKRLNMREQLVRQVEIIPLEVIVRNYAAGTMAKRLGLEEGTQLPRPIVEYCLKDDKLGDPLVTEEHIAAFGWASQQDLDDMLSLALRVNDFLAGVMYGVGIKLIDFKIEIGRVYDGDFQRLIVADEISPDSCRLWDIETGQKLDKDVFRRDLGSLTDAYTEVAKRLGVLPKGATPMARPTLIN; encoded by the coding sequence ATGGCACGTCGCAAAAAGATTTACGAAGGCAAGGCCAAGACCCTTTATGAGGGCCCCGAGCCGGGCACGATCGTCCAGTATTTCAAGGACGACGCCACCGCCTTCAACGCCGAGAAGAAGGCCGTGATCGAGGGGAAGGGTGTTCTGAACAACATCCTGTCCGAGTATTTCATGGTTGGATTGGCCAATATCGGCGTGCCGACGCATTTCCTGAAGCGTCTGAACATGCGCGAACAACTGGTGCGTCAGGTCGAGATCATTCCGCTGGAAGTGATCGTGCGCAACTACGCCGCCGGTACCATGGCCAAGCGTCTGGGGCTGGAAGAGGGCACGCAACTGCCGCGCCCCATCGTCGAATACTGCCTGAAGGATGACAAGCTGGGCGATCCGCTGGTCACCGAGGAACACATCGCCGCATTTGGCTGGGCGTCGCAGCAGGATCTGGACGACATGCTGAGCCTTGCGCTGCGCGTGAACGATTTTCTGGCTGGCGTCATGTACGGCGTCGGGATCAAGCTGATCGATTTCAAGATCGAGATCGGCCGCGTTTATGACGGTGACTTCCAGCGCCTGATCGTGGCGGACGAGATCAGCCCCGACAGCTGCCGCCTGTGGGACATCGAGACCGGCCAGAAGCTGGACAAGGACGTGTTCCGCCGCGATCTGGGCAGCCTGACGGACGCCTACACCGAGGTCGCCAAACGTCTTGGCGTATTGCCCAAGGGCGCGACGCCGATGGCGCGGCCCACGCTGATCAACTGA
- the purS gene encoding phosphoribosylformylglycinamidine synthase subunit PurS, with protein MKARVHIMLKTGVLDPQGEAVRHALGSLGFEGVNAVRQGKVIELDLKDGTDEATINDMCERLLANTVIESYRVEIL; from the coding sequence ATGAAAGCCCGCGTTCATATCATGCTAAAGACAGGCGTTCTTGACCCGCAGGGCGAGGCAGTGCGCCACGCGCTCGGCAGCCTCGGATTCGAGGGCGTCAATGCCGTGCGTCAGGGCAAGGTGATCGAACTGGACCTGAAGGACGGCACGGACGAGGCGACGATAAACGACATGTGCGAGCGTCTGCTGGCCAATACGGTGATCGAAAGCTACCGGGTGGAGATCCTCTGA
- the purQ gene encoding phosphoribosylformylglycinamidine synthase subunit PurQ, whose amino-acid sequence MHAAVVVFPGSNCDRDLAVALRRAGAKVSMVWHKDTALPDGVDLIAVPGGFSFGDYLRCGAIAANSPISRTVTAHAERGGYVLGICNGFQILTETRVLPGTLLRNAGLKYICRSVPLTVTTADSPFTCRYEAGQTITVPIAHHDGNYHADTETLKALADQDRIAFRYGDNPNGSADDIAGILSQNRRVLGMMPHPERMAEPAHGGTDGAAMFAGLVDQLANA is encoded by the coding sequence ATGCATGCCGCTGTCGTCGTTTTTCCGGGGTCGAACTGCGACCGTGATCTGGCCGTGGCGCTGCGTCGGGCGGGGGCCAAGGTGTCCATGGTTTGGCACAAGGATACCGCGCTGCCGGATGGCGTCGATCTGATCGCGGTGCCCGGCGGGTTCTCTTTCGGGGATTACCTGCGCTGCGGCGCTATCGCCGCCAATTCGCCCATCAGCCGCACGGTCACGGCGCATGCCGAGCGGGGCGGGTATGTGTTGGGCATCTGCAACGGATTCCAGATCCTGACCGAAACGCGCGTTCTGCCCGGCACGCTGCTGCGCAATGCGGGGTTGAAATACATTTGTCGGTCCGTGCCGTTGACGGTGACGACAGCGGACAGTCCCTTTACCTGCCGCTACGAGGCCGGGCAGACGATCACCGTGCCCATCGCGCATCACGACGGCAACTACCATGCTGACACAGAAACGCTGAAGGCGCTGGCGGATCAGGATCGCATCGCGTTCCGCTACGGGGATAACCCCAATGGGTCGGCCGATGACATCGCCGGCATCCTGTCGCAAAACCGCCGCGTGCTGGGCATGATGCCCCACCCCGAGCGGATGGCCGAGCCTGCCCATGGTGGCACCGACGGCGCCGCGATGTTCGCGGGTTTGGTCGATCAGCTGGCAAACGCCTGA
- a CDS encoding sulfurtransferase TusA family protein, with product MEQIDAIGLLCPLPVLKLRKRMAKLAAGAEVELRADDPAAMIDVPHFCNEAGHALLSVEETDAHTRYRLRKGG from the coding sequence ATGGAACAAATCGACGCCATCGGCCTGTTGTGCCCTCTCCCCGTGCTGAAACTGCGCAAGCGCATGGCCAAGCTGGCCGCAGGCGCCGAGGTAGAACTGCGCGCCGACGATCCGGCAGCCATGATCGACGTGCCGCATTTCTGCAATGAGGCAGGCCATGCCCTGCTATCCGTCGAAGAGACAGACGCGCACACGCGATACCGGCTGCGCAAGGGCGGCTGA
- a CDS encoding DUF1638 domain-containing protein, producing MSAPVNDAGRVLLIACGALAREILALIRLNGWDHMTLVCLPANLHLYPDRIADAVEDTVKKHAASFQRIFVAYADCGTGGLLRARCDALGVEMIQGPHCYSFYEGNDTFAQHDDEITAFYLTDFLVRQFDAFVWKPMGLDRHPQLRDMIFGNYTKLVYQAQTDDAALRAKAEECARRLDLDYEYRFTGYGELDTTLADVAKKK from the coding sequence ATGTCCGCACCAGTCAACGACGCAGGCCGTGTCCTGCTGATTGCCTGCGGCGCATTGGCGCGCGAAATCCTCGCGCTGATCCGGCTCAATGGGTGGGATCATATGACACTGGTATGCTTGCCCGCCAATCTTCACCTATATCCCGACAGGATCGCAGACGCGGTCGAGGATACGGTGAAAAAACACGCGGCAAGCTTTCAACGTATCTTTGTCGCCTACGCCGATTGCGGCACCGGCGGCCTGCTGCGCGCCAGATGCGATGCGCTGGGGGTGGAAATGATACAGGGGCCCCATTGCTATAGCTTCTATGAGGGCAACGACACCTTCGCACAGCATGATGATGAGATCACGGCGTTCTATCTTACCGATTTCCTGGTCCGACAGTTCGACGCCTTCGTCTGGAAACCGATGGGCCTGGACCGACATCCACAGCTGCGCGACATGATCTTCGGAAACTATACCAAACTGGTCTATCAGGCGCAGACCGACGATGCGGCCCTGCGCGCCAAGGCCGAGGAGTGCGCGCGCCGCCTCGACCTCGATTACGAGTATCGCTTTACCGGCTATGGTGAGCTGGACACAACGCTGGCAGATGTCGCGAAAAAGAAATAG
- a CDS encoding B12-binding domain-containing protein — MSDDQDDIILSELDDDELVQQMFDDLYDGLRDEIMEAVNILLSRGWVPYDILTKALVGGMTIVGKDFRDGILFVPEVLLAANAMKGGMFILKPLLAETGAPRVGKMVIGTVKGDIHDIGKNLVGMMMEGAGFEVVDLGINNSVEKYLEAIETETPDILGMSALLTTTMPYMKVVIDTMIEQGIRDDYIVLVGGAPLNEEFGKAIGADAYCRDAAVAVETAKEFVGRKHNQGATA, encoded by the coding sequence ATGTCCGACGACCAAGACGACATCATCCTGTCCGAATTGGACGATGACGAGCTGGTTCAGCAGATGTTTGACGATCTTTACGATGGTCTCAGAGACGAGATCATGGAAGCCGTCAATATCCTGCTCAGCCGCGGCTGGGTTCCCTATGACATCTTGACCAAGGCGCTGGTCGGCGGCATGACCATCGTCGGCAAGGATTTCCGCGACGGCATCCTTTTCGTTCCCGAGGTGCTGCTGGCTGCCAACGCGATGAAGGGTGGAATGTTTATCCTCAAGCCGCTTTTGGCTGAAACCGGCGCGCCCCGCGTGGGCAAGATGGTGATCGGCACGGTCAAGGGCGACATTCACGACATCGGCAAGAATCTGGTGGGGATGATGATGGAAGGCGCCGGTTTCGAGGTCGTCGATCTGGGCATCAACAATTCCGTCGAGAAATACCTTGAGGCGATCGAAACCGAAACCCCCGACATCCTCGGCATGTCCGCCCTGCTGACCACGACGATGCCCTATATGAAGGTCGTGATCGACACGATGATCGAACAGGGCATTCGCGACGACTATATCGTGCTGGTCGGCGGCGCCCCCCTGAACGAGGAATTTGGCAAGGCCATCGGCGCAGACGCCTATTGCCGCGACGCCGCCGTCGCGGTGGAAACCGCCAAGGAATTTGTCGGGCGCAAGCACAATCAGGGCGCAACAGCCTGA
- a CDS encoding ATP-binding protein: MTALAIGTVYITNRLLTDRFTANTRNRAELRLVLYSGNLLSELRQNAVVPQLLSRDPALIAALNSGDYSQSTQRLISFVDEIGAASLTLLDKNGRTVAATDRNRLGESLGSAPYYVDALRAKDTIFTLLQNDSGRFEFIYSRRVESQGNLIGVIVVAVDLHKYERAWAGISDAVIVSDSEGQIILSTEPRWRGLTEADALAREPVSSAIRRALQATADWTTLPPDAYLGGEAVMRVSGRVAFRGWRIANFTTYDSVREKVNGFLAIEIMGFAILLALAFYFLNRKTAVRMALFQRESAELRALNLRLQREIAERERVQETLAVAELTLAQSSKLAALGEMAAAVSHELNQPLAAMKTYLAGARLLLKRNRPEEALSSFQRIDDLIERMGAITKQLKSYARRTGDTFEPVNIGDALASSLAMMEPQLRQRRVTISRTLPDDPVMVMGDRVRIEQVMVNLLRNALDATQAVDDAQIDLVLTAGSMAVLTVRDNGHGLKDIENLFEPFHTTKQPGEGVGLGLAISSGIVNELGGRLTARDAAAGGAVFEMRLPILDEETRAAE, translated from the coding sequence ATGACGGCGCTGGCGATCGGCACGGTCTATATCACCAACCGGCTGCTGACCGACCGCTTTACTGCAAACACCCGCAACCGGGCCGAATTGCGGCTGGTGCTCTATTCGGGCAACCTGCTGAGCGAGCTGCGCCAGAACGCCGTCGTGCCGCAGCTGCTATCGCGCGATCCGGCGCTGATAGCGGCGCTGAATTCGGGCGATTATTCGCAATCGACCCAGCGGCTGATCTCCTTTGTCGATGAGATCGGCGCGGCGTCGCTGACCCTGCTGGACAAGAACGGGCGCACGGTGGCCGCGACCGACCGTAACCGTCTGGGCGAATCGCTCGGCTCGGCGCCCTATTACGTTGATGCGTTGCGAGCCAAGGACACGATTTTCACGCTACTACAGAACGATAGCGGGCGTTTTGAATTCATCTATTCGCGCCGGGTGGAAAGCCAGGGCAACCTGATCGGCGTCATTGTGGTCGCCGTCGATCTGCACAAATACGAACGCGCCTGGGCGGGGATTTCCGACGCGGTAATCGTGTCCGACAGCGAGGGGCAGATCATCCTGTCGACCGAGCCGCGCTGGCGCGGCCTGACCGAGGCCGACGCGCTGGCGCGCGAGCCTGTCAGCAGCGCGATCCGGCGCGCGCTACAGGCCACCGCCGACTGGACGACGCTGCCCCCCGATGCGTATCTTGGCGGCGAGGCGGTGATGCGGGTGTCGGGCCGGGTGGCGTTCCGCGGCTGGCGGATCGCCAATTTCACCACCTATGACAGTGTGCGCGAAAAGGTGAACGGGTTTCTCGCAATCGAAATCATGGGCTTTGCGATTCTGCTGGCGCTGGCGTTCTATTTTCTCAACCGCAAGACGGCGGTGCGCATGGCTTTGTTCCAGCGCGAGTCGGCAGAGCTTCGCGCATTGAACCTGCGCTTGCAGCGGGAAATTGCCGAACGCGAACGCGTGCAGGAGACGCTTGCCGTCGCCGAACTGACGCTGGCGCAAAGTTCCAAACTGGCCGCCTTGGGTGAAATGGCGGCGGCCGTCAGTCACGAGTTGAACCAGCCGCTGGCGGCGATGAAGACCTACCTTGCCGGTGCGCGCCTCTTGCTGAAACGCAACCGCCCGGAGGAAGCGCTGTCGTCCTTCCAGAGGATCGATGACCTGATCGAGCGGATGGGCGCGATCACCAAGCAGCTGAAATCCTACGCGCGCCGCACCGGGGATACGTTCGAGCCTGTGAACATAGGCGATGCGCTGGCGTCCTCCCTCGCGATGATGGAACCGCAATTGCGCCAGCGCCGGGTTACGATCAGCCGCACACTGCCTGATGATCCTGTTATGGTGATGGGTGACCGGGTGCGAATCGAGCAGGTGATGGTTAACCTTCTGCGCAACGCGCTGGACGCCACGCAGGCGGTGGACGATGCGCAGATCGACCTCGTGCTGACCGCCGGATCGATGGCTGTGCTGACCGTGCGCGACAATGGGCACGGCCTGAAGGATATCGAGAACCTGTTCGAGCCCTTTCACACCACCAAGCAACCCGGCGAGGGGGTTGGGCTGGGGCTTGCCATTTCCTCGGGGATCGTAAACGAGCTTGGTGGACGGCTGACCGCGCGCGACGCGGCAGCGGGGGGGGCTGTATTTGAAATGCGCCTGCCTATCTTGGATGAAGAAACCCGTGCAGCGGAGTGA